CATTCCTGCTAAAGGAAACAAAGTAGTTGATACAACCGGAGCCGGTGATTTCTTCGCAGCCGGAATGCTGGCCGGAATTTCCAAAGGCTACGAGATGGAAAAAGCCGGTCACCTGGGCGCACTTTTGGCCGGTCGGATTATCGGCGTTGTTGGAGCGCAACTGGATGCTGAAGCCTGGAACGAGATTAAAGCGGCAGAAGCTGATTTATAAAACATTTTCTTCAACCAAAAAGAAAGGGCGCCACATGGCACCCTTTTTTTGTAATCATACGGTTGCTTTATTCGTGCTTATTGATGGCCTCCAGGTACGCATCGAGGTACTGTTTGTCCAATTGATTCGAATCCCCATACTTTTGCCGCAATTCGGTCAATCGTTCGTGCATCATTTTCTGCACATCGGCGTAAGCCGGATCGCCATACACATTATGCATTTCATGCGGGTCCTTTTCTAAATCATACAATTCCCATTCGTCGATATCATAATAGAAATGCATGAGTTTATATCGGTTGGTCCGGACACCATAATGCCGTTTCACCATGTGAATAGACGGATATTCGTAGTAAGTGTAATAGATCGCATCGCGCCATTCGGAGCTTTGTCCATCCACCAACTTACGGAACGACATTCCCTGCATATCCTTCGGGATTTTCACACCTCCATAATCCAGAAATGTCGGAGCAAAGTCGAGATTCTGTACCAACTGGTCGACCGTTGTTCCGGGCTTAATCTCTTTCGGATAACGCATCAACAGTGGTGTCCGGAATGATTCCTCGTACATAAAACGCTTGTCGAACCAGCCGTGCTCGCCTAAATACATTCCCTGGTCGGACGTGTACACCACGATGGTATTTTCGGCCAGACCGTTCTTATCGAGATAATCGAGTAACTCTCCCACCGCATCATCCACCGAAGCAACACACGCCAGGTAATCCTGCAGGTAACGCTCATAGCGCCAGTGAGCCAGCTGCTGCTCGTTCATGTTCGGATACGCTTTTTCGAAGGCTTCATTCATGGGGCGGTATACCGAATCCCAGGCTGCCTTTTGCACCGAATCCATCCGTCCGACATTGTGTTTAAAGGCGTTGCGGCCCCACGTAGTCGGATCCTTCAACCCCAGTTTATCCATCACGTCCGGATAGAGCTTATCATCGCCCGACCAGTTCTGATCGCGATACACCCGCATTTCAGCAGCGTGGGCCGCCGTTCCCCTTCCACTGTAATCATCGTGATAAGTAGCGGGCTCGGGAAATTCCTTCTTCGTGTATTCCTTGTAGTACTTTTCTTCCGGCATCCACTCGCGGTGCGGCGCTTTTTCGTGAAAAAGCAAACAGAAAGGCTTGCTGGTATCCCGATGTTTTAACCAGTCGAGTGCCAACCGGGTCGTAATCTTTGTTACGTAGCCCGGAATTCGTTCCTCCTTCCCATTTATTATGAAATCGGGATTATAGTAATGTCCCTGGCCGGGAAGAACAGCTGAGTAGTCAAAGCCCTGCGGAGTTCCGTCAAGGTGGATTTTACCGACAAGGGCCGTTTGGTAACCCGATTGTTGCAGCAGCTTCGGAAAACTTTCCTGGTCCCAGTTGAACCGCTGTACATTATCTACCTTCCCGTTGATGAAACTGTGTTTGCCGGTCAGCATTACGGCCCGGCTGGGTGCACAAAGCGAGTTCGTGACGAAGGCATGGGAAAAAATAGCGCCTTCATGTCCAATCCTGTCGATGTTAGGCGTTTTAATCAGGGTGGAATCATACGCACTTATGGCCTGGTACGCATGGTCGTCGCTCATGATGTAAATGATGTTGGGCCGTTGAGGCCTGGGAGCCTTCTGGGTGCAGGCAGTTGCAGCTGCTCCTACTGTCAGCAGGGCGAGTGCGTGTGTCAGGTGATTACTCATTTGGATATCGTTAAGGTTTGTGTCGTTCGGCTCAGGTTTCCGCCATTTGCATGGACCGGGAACTGCCTCGTTACAACAAATATAAAAATCCTATCCCGTCAGCTCTCCATATCCGGGTACTTTTTAAACAGCTTCTCACCCAACCCTTCCAAACAGCCGTCGCCTGTCGAAGTAGCCACGGGAAATTCTTCCTTCAAAACCAGATCCATTGGTTCCGCCTACTCATCGTCCCGGCCCCTCCTTTCCCAAACAAAAACATCAATCACTCATTAGCGATTGGGCTTTCAATGCCTTTTCCCGGGACAATTTAAAACTCACGGTGTCCATCCGATAGGCTTTCATATAATGGTCATATGCCTTTTGATACTCCCTCACAGCCATCAGGTAATCCCCCATCGAATCGTAACTGTTGGGATTTTCGGGAGCCAACTCCAGGTATTTGGAAAAAGCAACATACGCCCTATCCAACTGATCCATATTCATGTAGTTGTATCCCATCCAGTTATATACCGGGGCGGGGTTACTTCCCATCTCGAGCATAGCATTGAGCGTCTTTTCCATCCCCCCGTAATCCCTGGCGAAGTATTGATATTCAGCTAAAATTTCATGCGCCGTAAAAGAGTTTGGATACAGTTCAACCAACTGCATTCCCAAATCAGTGACATCGGTGGCAGTGTCATCCGCCAACTTTTCCAATGCGTCTTGCAACAGCAGTTCCCCCGGTGTCAGGCGATAATTTGTTGCGACAACATGTTGATAATATTTACGGAAATCATCCCGATTCTTAAAAAACATCAGATTAAACAGTGCGAGATTATAGTTCGGCATGAAAAAAGCAGAATCAATAGCCACCGCCGCCTTGAAATGCTCAACAGCTTGTCCAATATGCACGTCGCGATAGGCCTGCAGTCCCTTCTCATAAAGTTTTATTGCCTCTTGTGATTTTGAAGTCACCGGCATCTCATCCGTTTGTTGTGCCTGCACTATTTGTGCCGTCATCAAAACGAGGATAAGCATCGCTTTTCCAATTAAACTTTTCATCGTCTTGGTTTTTTAAATTTGGTAAAATAAATTACAAATTAAAGACCTGTATCGCAATACATTTAACACAAAATAATCGACGACTGAACCGTGCGGTAACTCGCTTGAAAAAGGTGAAGAATCGACATTTTTGCCAGGCCGGATCGTTCTGACGTGAGCCATTGCCGCCATCGGAAAGATCTCAATGCTTCTTCTTTTCCGGCCACATGCTGATAGACAAACCAACACCGATGATAAGAGCTCCCCTTAAACCCGGACGCTCTATCTCCGTCGGAGTATTAAACTGAATACTGTTGATGTATTTGTTGTAGCTGATATTATTCCCTCCCAGAGAAAGCATACTGGAAACCCGATGTGATAAGCGTGCCCGAACTCCTAATGCCATTCCCTGAAAATATTGGAATCTGGTATCACCCAAACCTGAATAAGAATTTCCATCGGGATCCCGGAAACGGCCATCGCCCCACATGCGCCACGCACCAACACTGTATTCCAGAAACAATGCCCAGAAACCATCTTCATCGTCATCAAGTACCAGATAGAGCCGCGGCGTAGCTGAAAGAATGGTATAGGTTGCAGAGATGTTGTAATCGCCAATCTTAAACCATTCTCCATCCCAGTCTGAAAGGGATTCAATGTCCCACATCCGACCAATTTTGCCATCCACCTGGAGCCCCATAAACGACAACGGAAAAAACTCATGCCCCAATCCGCCAAAAACCGAATTTAAATCATCCACGGCATTCTGATCGATCCCATATGCCAGGATGAGATTGTTGGGCTGATCATGCCGCTGGGCTGAAGCAGCCAGTGAGCAAAACAGCAGGACAATGATGTGAAAAACCTTTCTCATTGGTCAGCCTCCCCTGTTTATAGCACCAAGCCCAAACGAACACCCAGTATCAAACCGCCCGACATGACCCGGTCGCCGATATTGCTTTCAAATCCCGTAAATAAATCCCAGATAACCGCGTCGCCCGCGGGACGACGAATGCCCCAGGTTAGTCGCCACGTAAAACCACCGGAATAAATTCCATCCACATTCTCACGGTACAGCGGAATGTTCAACGCTTCCACATAGTAACGGCCCGAAAGATTCACATACGACCCGATATGGTGGCTGATGTCTTTGTTCATCCGAATCCGCCGTGCATCAGAATACCGCCATTGTACGCCGGTTTCCACGTAAGGAAGCAGGTAAAATGCTTTAGCCTGAAAATGCATCAGATGGCTGAGATAAGCACCCGTTTCCGTATAATACGGTATGGTTTCAAAGCCAGCACTGCCGGTGAATCTGCCGGCAAGCGGAAACTCGTAGCGGTAGCCCGGCGAAATGAAATCGACCCGGTGAAACGCCGGAATCTTTGTTTCATTTTCCTGAGCAAACAAATTAAAAATGGATAGGGTAAAAAGGCAAAGGAGAGCAACTCCCGTTTTTTTCATAAACCAAACTTTAGTTAAATAATTAGATTTCGTTAGTGGTTCTGTTCTTTTATACCTTCCGGAAGGAAAAGGTTCCCCCCTAAGATATTGTTAAGTAACATAAATTCCAAGCGTCCGATCTCTTGCAAATCCCCGTCTTTTTTTAACAACGTTGGTGCAGGCTATCATTGGCCATGTTCACTATTTATCTCATCCCAATTGCCCTTTATCCGCTCTGTTCATCCATTTCCATACCGGCCCCGCATTTTCCGGTACCGGCAAAATTCCTCTCACCGACACGTGTCAACATTTCACCAGCCTCTACCCCTTTTTCACCAATAGCCTCCATTTTCACACCGGTTCATGTCATCGCCTCACCAGCCCTTGTCGGCATTCCGATAACCCTTTCCATCGTCTCACCAACGAATTCCACCGACGGAAATCGTCGGTGAGAAGACGGAAATCGTCGGTGAGAAGGCGGAATACCCCGGTGAAAAAAGGACCGGCCCGGGTGAATAAGCGATAACCAACGGTTAGCTAATAACCGTTTCGAATAAAAAGTTTTCCACATCTGTTTAAAAGCTATCAACGGATAATAAAAAGACGGTTTTCGGTAACCGGACAAAAATCGAACCCGGTGACATCAGAGAACCTTTCGGTCAGACATTCAACTATTTCAACCGAAAAACTATTGTAAATAATCATCAAAAAAGATAACTTGTTTTTTCTATTTCCAACCCAAAAATCATTTAACTATGAACAAAAAAAGAATCAGACGTCATTTTAGCAAAACCTATGACGAAGTCACCACCAAGGCCCAGGCCGTACAACCTCAATTCTCCAATGACCAACCGGCATTTGTATCATTCGATCCGGTATTCACGCCCGAATTTGGCACCGAACTAAAAAACGAAACAGACCAGGCTCTTGCCGATGATTCGGAAGAAAAGCAACAGTCCGAAATAGAGCTGCGGACCAACAAGTTAAAAGTACTGCGCTTGCAGGCAGCTAACGCGTACAAACGGTTGCTCTATTTTGTGCATTCCGCTTTTGGCGAAACCAAAGCGGTTGACAGC
This Prolixibacter sp. NT017 DNA region includes the following protein-coding sequences:
- a CDS encoding sulfatase: MSNHLTHALALLTVGAAATACTQKAPRPQRPNIIYIMSDDHAYQAISAYDSTLIKTPNIDRIGHEGAIFSHAFVTNSLCAPSRAVMLTGKHSFINGKVDNVQRFNWDQESFPKLLQQSGYQTALVGKIHLDGTPQGFDYSAVLPGQGHYYNPDFIINGKEERIPGYVTKITTRLALDWLKHRDTSKPFCLLFHEKAPHREWMPEEKYYKEYTKKEFPEPATYHDDYSGRGTAAHAAEMRVYRDQNWSGDDKLYPDVMDKLGLKDPTTWGRNAFKHNVGRMDSVQKAAWDSVYRPMNEAFEKAYPNMNEQQLAHWRYERYLQDYLACVASVDDAVGELLDYLDKNGLAENTIVVYTSDQGMYLGEHGWFDKRFMYEESFRTPLLMRYPKEIKPGTTVDQLVQNLDFAPTFLDYGGVKIPKDMQGMSFRKLVDGQSSEWRDAIYYTYYEYPSIHMVKRHYGVRTNRYKLMHFYYDIDEWELYDLEKDPHEMHNVYGDPAYADVQKMMHERLTELRQKYGDSNQLDKQYLDAYLEAINKHE
- a CDS encoding lipopolysaccharide assembly protein LapB gives rise to the protein MKSLIGKAMLILVLMTAQIVQAQQTDEMPVTSKSQEAIKLYEKGLQAYRDVHIGQAVEHFKAAVAIDSAFFMPNYNLALFNLMFFKNRDDFRKYYQHVVATNYRLTPGELLLQDALEKLADDTATDVTDLGMQLVELYPNSFTAHEILAEYQYFARDYGGMEKTLNAMLEMGSNPAPVYNWMGYNYMNMDQLDRAYVAFSKYLELAPENPNSYDSMGDYLMAVREYQKAYDHYMKAYRMDTVSFKLSREKALKAQSLMSD